From the Gallaecimonas kandeliae genome, one window contains:
- a CDS encoding TonB family protein has translation MRRWLLSTSLLLAASPAFADFNDGLKAYLAKDYPKALAEFQAAAQLGHPNAQFDLGAMYFNGEGMSKNLVEAYAWFSVAADNGFAGADNAKTQVLERLTQPQRQAALDLAHHRLAKAGHQALVQSLLPEIRITTDAPDAKPVARVDPIYPISAARKGLMGFNKVIFDINEAGGVENARVFEAVPQGLFEEATLKAIRQWRYAPPKDKDGKPSRIQGTTVSLDYELAGYGINDQSFEKLTQPLEQKANAGDPAAQFQLAGVLEWQNSIDGWRSAQTQGEEHYGATALLPYSRRLARPQGIPKVSSHYFKTLSWIFAFRLDKEGVPQDLRLVTGPGEEKKDAQQASWTTALTAQITKRHYRFKHPNDGQGLYVLKYQVFNNSDEEESTLPALAPKLSAKEMMVKAAQGGLALAQYQVGSDLLYGRSCVVDRRKGLDWLTYAAQQGQVEAQELLGMELVKGGETERDWAKAKVWLEKAAAQGSWLAKRELARVLATADAASLRDPDRALALAQEVIKDHEDPNSYGVLADAWQAKGDKKKARHYLKEALDEADDRGWDIGPYQARLKSL, from the coding sequence ATGCGCCGATGGCTCCTTAGCACCTCTTTGCTGCTTGCAGCCAGCCCGGCTTTTGCCGACTTCAACGATGGCCTCAAGGCCTACCTGGCTAAGGACTACCCCAAGGCCCTGGCCGAATTCCAGGCCGCCGCCCAGCTTGGCCACCCCAATGCCCAATTTGATCTGGGCGCCATGTACTTCAACGGCGAGGGGATGTCCAAGAACCTGGTGGAAGCCTATGCCTGGTTCAGCGTGGCCGCTGACAACGGCTTTGCTGGCGCCGATAATGCCAAAACCCAGGTACTGGAGAGACTGACGCAGCCCCAGCGCCAAGCTGCTCTAGACCTCGCCCACCACCGCCTGGCAAAAGCCGGTCACCAGGCCCTGGTCCAGTCGCTGCTGCCCGAGATCAGGATCACCACAGACGCCCCGGACGCCAAGCCTGTGGCGCGGGTGGACCCAATCTACCCTATCAGCGCCGCGCGTAAGGGCCTGATGGGATTCAACAAGGTCATCTTCGATATCAACGAGGCCGGGGGCGTGGAAAACGCAAGGGTATTTGAGGCGGTACCCCAGGGACTGTTCGAGGAGGCCACACTGAAGGCCATCCGCCAATGGCGTTACGCTCCGCCCAAAGACAAGGATGGTAAACCCAGCCGCATTCAGGGTACTACGGTGAGCCTGGACTATGAGCTGGCCGGTTACGGCATTAATGACCAGTCCTTTGAAAAATTAACGCAGCCGCTGGAGCAAAAGGCCAATGCCGGCGATCCGGCTGCCCAGTTCCAACTGGCCGGCGTGCTGGAATGGCAGAATAGCATCGACGGCTGGCGCTCAGCCCAAACTCAGGGCGAGGAGCATTACGGCGCCACAGCTCTACTCCCCTACAGCCGCCGATTGGCCCGGCCCCAAGGGATCCCCAAAGTCAGCAGTCATTACTTCAAGACCCTGTCTTGGATCTTCGCCTTCCGCCTCGACAAGGAAGGCGTGCCCCAGGACTTGCGATTGGTCACTGGACCAGGGGAGGAAAAAAAGGATGCGCAGCAAGCCAGCTGGACCACCGCTTTGACGGCGCAGATCACCAAGCGTCATTACCGCTTCAAGCACCCCAACGACGGTCAGGGGCTCTACGTCCTCAAGTACCAGGTCTTCAACAACAGCGATGAAGAGGAAAGCACCCTGCCGGCCCTGGCCCCCAAGCTGTCAGCCAAGGAGATGATGGTCAAAGCGGCCCAGGGCGGCCTGGCCCTGGCCCAGTACCAGGTGGGCAGCGATCTGCTCTATGGCCGCAGCTGCGTGGTGGACAGGCGCAAAGGCCTGGACTGGCTGACCTATGCCGCCCAGCAGGGCCAGGTTGAAGCCCAAGAACTCTTGGGCATGGAGCTGGTCAAGGGCGGCGAGACCGAGCGCGACTGGGCCAAGGCCAAGGTCTGGCTGGAAAAAGCGGCCGCCCAGGGCAGCTGGCTCGCCAAGCGGGAACTGGCCAGGGTGCTGGCCACCGCCGACGCCGCCAGCCTGCGCGACCCTGACCGCGCCCTGGCACTGGCCCAGGAGGTGATCAAGGACCATGAAGATCCCAACAGCTACGGGGTGCTGGCCGATGCCTGGCAGGCCAAGGGCGACAAGAAGAAAGCCCGTCATTACCTGAAAGAGGCGCTGGACGAAGCAGATGACAGGGGTTGGGACATAGGCCCCTACCAAGCAAGGCTAAAGTCGCTCTAG
- a CDS encoding diguanylate cyclase domain-containing protein — MSPVYDIFKKTLGLLSKYKLPPTPEHYSLWYVYVSEENPELNAAVDKTLGKADQIGPSSAALLYQAHLADSRWRDSQALGASLSALSQELVSTLHDTRQDAAQFQQILSDRFNRLSGIQDGNVSLEMLLDEVRNLVKDAHLMEGSAEHLQDRLQNAEGEVNRLREALAKSQEEALVDVLTGLRNRRAFDMELASIQGPVSLILLDLDHFKQVNDSFGHLLGDQVLKATAKQLNSFIRDGAQAFRYGGEEFAVLVPESLSVARRRAESLRMLVSKVMVTDRRTDQKIGNITASLGVAEGKGGSQAEQLVEKADQQLYEAKRLGRNRVMPMAL; from the coding sequence ATGAGCCCGGTTTACGACATTTTCAAGAAGACCCTTGGACTGCTCAGCAAGTACAAGCTGCCTCCTACGCCAGAGCATTACAGCCTTTGGTATGTCTATGTCAGTGAAGAAAACCCGGAACTGAATGCCGCCGTCGACAAGACCCTGGGCAAGGCCGATCAGATTGGCCCCAGCTCGGCGGCCCTGCTCTACCAGGCGCACCTGGCCGACAGCCGCTGGCGCGACAGCCAGGCCCTGGGCGCCAGCCTCTCGGCCCTTAGCCAGGAGCTGGTTTCGACCCTCCACGACACCCGCCAGGATGCGGCCCAGTTCCAACAAATACTCAGCGACAGGTTCAACCGCCTGAGCGGTATCCAGGACGGCAATGTCTCCCTGGAAATGCTGCTGGACGAGGTGCGTAACCTGGTCAAGGATGCCCACCTGATGGAGGGCAGCGCCGAACACCTGCAAGACCGGCTGCAGAATGCCGAGGGCGAAGTCAACCGGCTGCGTGAGGCCTTGGCCAAGAGCCAGGAAGAGGCCCTGGTGGACGTGCTGACGGGCCTTCGCAACCGCCGCGCCTTCGACATGGAACTGGCTTCCATCCAGGGGCCCGTGTCCCTGATCTTGTTGGACCTTGACCACTTCAAGCAGGTCAACGACAGCTTCGGCCATCTGCTGGGGGACCAGGTGCTCAAGGCCACGGCCAAGCAGCTCAACAGCTTCATCCGTGACGGTGCCCAGGCCTTCCGCTACGGCGGCGAGGAGTTTGCGGTGCTGGTGCCGGAATCCCTGTCGGTAGCCAGGCGCAGGGCCGAAAGCCTGCGGATGCTGGTGTCCAAGGTGATGGTGACCGACAGGCGAACCGATCAGAAGATCGGCAATATCACCGCTTCTTTGGGGGTGGCGGAAGGCAAGGGCGGCAGCCAGGCGGAGCAACTGGTGGAAAAAGCCGACCAGCAGCTCTACGAGGCCAAGCGCCTGGGCCGCAACCGCGTCATGCCCATGGCGCTGTGA
- a CDS encoding substrate-binding domain-containing protein, producing the protein MATIKDVANKAGVSISTVSHVLNSTRFVAEATKERVFQAIKELNYAPSAVARSLKVNRTRTLGMLVTTSTNPFFAEVIRGVEETCAEQGYTLILCNSGGETERQQASLRMLIEKRVDGILVMLSEDASELYNLLGTHPELPQVLMEWGDTQGDIYRIQDNAEQGGYLATRHLIDKGHKAIGCITGPADKSLTVERLAGYRRAMKEAGLKENPAWIIAGDFEPEGGHAAMEQLLKLKDKPTALFVFSDPMALGAISAAHQAGVRVPDDLSVIGYDDVPMANFFSPPLTTIHQPKYRLGQKAAKILLAKVNKEESDSKVLTLHPELIERSSVRGLA; encoded by the coding sequence ATGGCCACGATCAAAGATGTCGCGAACAAAGCCGGCGTCAGCATTTCCACCGTCTCTCACGTCCTGAACAGCACCAGGTTCGTGGCCGAGGCCACCAAAGAGCGGGTCTTCCAGGCCATCAAAGAGCTCAATTACGCCCCCTCCGCCGTGGCCCGCAGCCTCAAGGTCAACCGCACCCGCACCCTGGGGATGCTGGTCACCACCTCCACCAACCCCTTCTTCGCCGAGGTGATCCGCGGTGTCGAAGAGACCTGCGCCGAGCAGGGTTATACGCTGATCCTCTGCAACTCGGGCGGCGAGACCGAGCGCCAGCAGGCCAGCCTGCGCATGCTCATCGAAAAGCGGGTGGACGGCATACTGGTGATGCTCTCCGAGGACGCCTCCGAACTCTACAACCTGCTGGGCACCCACCCCGAGCTGCCCCAGGTGCTGATGGAGTGGGGCGACACCCAGGGCGATATCTACCGCATCCAGGACAACGCCGAACAGGGGGGTTACCTGGCCACCCGGCACCTGATTGACAAGGGCCACAAGGCAATCGGTTGCATCACGGGGCCGGCCGACAAGAGCCTCACCGTAGAGCGCCTGGCCGGCTACCGCCGTGCCATGAAGGAAGCCGGCCTTAAGGAAAACCCGGCCTGGATCATCGCAGGGGACTTCGAACCTGAGGGCGGTCATGCCGCCATGGAACAGCTGCTCAAACTCAAGGACAAGCCGACGGCGCTCTTCGTCTTCTCCGACCCCATGGCCCTGGGGGCCATCAGCGCCGCCCACCAGGCCGGAGTGCGGGTACCGGACGACCTGTCCGTCATCGGCTACGACGATGTGCCCATGGCCAACTTCTTCAGCCCGCCCCTGACCACCATCCACCAGCCCAAATACCGGCTGGGCCAGAAGGCCGCCAAGATACTGCTGGCCAAGGTCAACAAGGAAGAGAGCGACAGCAAGGTGCTGACCTTGCACCCCGAGCTTATCGAGCGGAGTTCGGTGCGTGGGCTGGCTTAA
- the glpE gene encoding thiosulfate sulfurtransferase GlpE, whose amino-acid sequence MEQFAHISIDEAFQKLNDGQARLVDIRDEQSFGAGHVAGAYHLTNGSLNRFMGEADLDTPLIVCCYHGVSSQGAAQYLLQQGFEEVYSLDGGFEAWRKVYPYVRDQDTGSLS is encoded by the coding sequence ATGGAGCAGTTCGCCCATATATCAATCGATGAAGCCTTCCAAAAGCTCAATGACGGCCAGGCCAGGCTGGTGGATATCCGCGACGAGCAGAGTTTTGGCGCCGGCCACGTGGCAGGGGCCTACCATCTGACCAACGGTTCATTGAACCGCTTCATGGGCGAAGCGGACCTCGACACTCCCCTCATCGTCTGCTGCTACCACGGCGTTTCCAGCCAGGGGGCAGCCCAATACCTGCTGCAACAGGGCTTCGAGGAAGTCTACAGCCTGGACGGTGGTTTCGAAGCCTGGCGCAAGGTGTATCCCTATGTCCGCGACCAAGATACTGGGTCACTTTCCTGA
- the glpG gene encoding rhomboid family intramembrane serine protease GlpG, whose product MSATKILGHFPDPRLAQGFVDYLGGRGVRARLVPTDSDVMVEVALPAPDWLESAWQTFLSDPGNSRYQAASWQSGDAGRLRYQAAPTRLRLVAGPLTWGLMGACILVYLSALMGFGGLYQALSFPPSLDMVSVGNAYRLVTPILLHFSLLHIGFNLLWWWQLGGVLEKREGSLHLLLVTLVTGFAGNLAQFLASGPNFGGLSGVVYGLFGYFWISGLLYPRRGLMLPGSLVIFMLAWLVMGFVGIGLPIANQAHLWGLIAGCALAALPFRRQ is encoded by the coding sequence ATGTCCGCGACCAAGATACTGGGTCACTTTCCTGATCCGCGCCTGGCCCAGGGTTTTGTCGACTACCTGGGTGGCCGTGGGGTCAGGGCCAGGCTGGTGCCTACCGACAGCGACGTGATGGTGGAAGTGGCCCTGCCGGCCCCTGACTGGCTGGAGTCGGCCTGGCAGACCTTCCTTTCCGATCCTGGCAACAGCCGCTACCAGGCGGCCAGCTGGCAGTCCGGTGACGCCGGCCGGTTGCGTTACCAGGCCGCGCCCACCCGGCTGCGGTTGGTGGCCGGCCCTCTGACCTGGGGGCTGATGGGCGCCTGCATACTGGTATACCTGTCGGCCCTGATGGGCTTCGGCGGCCTCTACCAGGCCCTTTCCTTCCCGCCGTCACTGGACATGGTGAGCGTCGGCAACGCCTATCGGCTGGTGACTCCCATACTGTTGCACTTCTCGCTGCTGCACATAGGTTTCAACCTGTTGTGGTGGTGGCAACTGGGTGGCGTCTTGGAGAAGCGGGAAGGCAGCCTGCACCTGCTGCTGGTGACGTTGGTCACCGGCTTTGCCGGCAACCTGGCCCAGTTCCTGGCATCGGGGCCCAATTTCGGCGGCCTGTCCGGGGTGGTCTACGGCCTCTTCGGTTACTTCTGGATCTCGGGGCTGCTCTACCCCAGGCGAGGGCTGATGCTGCCGGGGTCACTGGTGATCTTCATGCTGGCCTGGCTGGTGATGGGCTTCGTGGGCATAGGCCTGCCCATCGCCAACCAGGCCCACCTCTGGGGCCTTATCGCCGGTTGCGCCCTGGCGGCGCTGCCGTTCAGGCGTCAGTAG
- a CDS encoding flagellar basal body-associated protein FliL has product MRYLLPLLLALCGFLSPAMAAEQDKADNYGYYELEPDIITNYVGQAGHLGYIKVTVQLMLKDKDKLDLVDHHAPLIRDALIEILGKQNADDIRSLQGREQIRKACLKATQDLLQKEAGEPLVADLLFTKYLYY; this is encoded by the coding sequence ATGCGCTACCTGCTGCCGTTGCTGCTTGCCCTTTGCGGTTTCCTCAGTCCTGCCATGGCGGCAGAACAGGACAAGGCGGACAACTACGGCTACTACGAGCTGGAGCCGGACATCATCACCAACTACGTGGGCCAGGCCGGGCACCTGGGTTATATCAAGGTGACGGTGCAGCTGATGCTCAAGGACAAGGACAAGCTGGACCTGGTGGACCACCATGCGCCGCTGATCCGCGACGCCCTCATCGAGATCCTCGGCAAGCAGAATGCGGACGACATCCGTTCCCTGCAGGGCCGGGAGCAGATCCGCAAGGCCTGCCTCAAGGCTACCCAGGACCTGTTACAAAAAGAGGCCGGCGAGCCCCTGGTCGCCGACCTCCTGTTCACCAAGTACCTCTACTACTGA
- a CDS encoding chorismate--pyruvate lyase family protein, whose protein sequence is MWSDWQWMSASEAGDLTPEQRQWLLAEGSMTRRLKGRCEQFRVQLLGLDSVQLGESQRRWLGLEDDVTERTVLLLADGVPCVYAKSLWAGQQHPFANLGEQPLGEQLFVGGNWRRGPIRLARVKDPLPGLALPTQDLWARCSAFEAQAQGPVWVMEVLLPAIYQLDTL, encoded by the coding sequence ATGTGGTCTGACTGGCAGTGGATGTCGGCAAGCGAGGCCGGTGATTTGACGCCCGAACAGCGGCAGTGGCTGCTGGCCGAGGGCTCCATGACCCGGCGCCTCAAGGGGCGTTGCGAGCAGTTCAGGGTCCAGCTGCTGGGGCTGGACAGTGTGCAGCTGGGCGAGAGCCAGCGCCGCTGGCTGGGGCTGGAAGACGACGTCACAGAGCGCACCGTGCTGCTGCTGGCCGACGGCGTTCCCTGCGTCTACGCCAAGAGCCTCTGGGCCGGACAGCAGCATCCCTTCGCCAACTTGGGGGAGCAGCCCCTGGGCGAGCAGCTGTTTGTCGGCGGCAACTGGCGCCGCGGCCCCATCCGCCTGGCCAGGGTTAAGGACCCTTTGCCTGGCCTGGCACTGCCCACGCAGGATCTCTGGGCCCGCTGCTCGGCTTTCGAAGCCCAGGCCCAGGGCCCCGTCTGGGTGATGGAGGTCCTGCTGCCGGCCATCTACCAGCTCGACACCCTTTGA
- the ubiA gene encoding 4-hydroxybenzoate octaprenyltransferase encodes MTETLRNYLRLMRADKPIGSLLLFWPTFWALLVASDGRPDPWITAVFFVGVFLMRSAGCVINDFADRKVDGQVKRTKDRPLATGAVSSREALVLFAVLCLVSFGLVLTLNFFTIALSLVALGLAVAYPFMKRFTHLPQLVLGMAFGWGVPMAAAAQANRIDESIWWLFAANIAWTMAYDTFYAMVDRDDDLRIGVKSTAILFGRFDKLITGLLQLCTLLLLLKAGESAALGLPYYLGVLTMGVLFVHQQWLIRNRERMACFKAFLANNQAGMVVAVGLYVDYLMH; translated from the coding sequence ATGACCGAAACCTTGCGAAATTATCTGCGGCTGATGCGGGCCGATAAACCCATAGGCTCACTGCTGCTGTTCTGGCCCACTTTCTGGGCGCTGCTGGTGGCCAGTGATGGCAGGCCCGATCCCTGGATCACCGCCGTCTTCTTCGTCGGGGTCTTCCTGATGCGCTCCGCCGGCTGCGTGATCAACGATTTTGCCGACCGCAAGGTCGACGGCCAGGTCAAACGCACCAAGGACAGGCCCCTGGCCACGGGCGCCGTCAGCAGCCGCGAGGCCCTGGTGCTCTTCGCCGTGCTCTGCCTGGTGTCCTTCGGCCTTGTGCTGACCCTCAACTTCTTCACCATAGCGCTGTCGCTGGTGGCCCTGGGGCTGGCCGTGGCCTACCCCTTCATGAAGCGTTTCACCCACCTGCCGCAACTGGTGCTGGGCATGGCCTTCGGCTGGGGCGTGCCCATGGCCGCCGCCGCCCAGGCCAACCGTATCGACGAGTCCATCTGGTGGCTTTTCGCCGCCAACATCGCCTGGACCATGGCCTACGACACCTTCTACGCCATGGTGGACAGGGACGACGACTTGCGCATCGGCGTCAAATCCACGGCCATCCTCTTCGGCCGCTTCGACAAGCTGATCACCGGCCTGCTGCAACTCTGCACCCTGCTGTTGCTGCTCAAGGCAGGGGAAAGTGCCGCCCTGGGCCTGCCCTACTACCTGGGTGTGCTGACCATGGGCGTGCTCTTCGTTCACCAGCAGTGGCTGATCCGCAACCGCGAGCGCATGGCCTGTTTCAAGGCCTTCCTGGCCAACAACCAGGCCGGCATGGTGGTGGCGGTCGGGCTCTACGTCGACTACCTGATGCATTGA
- a CDS encoding 2OG-Fe(II) oxygenase, which yields MEQKLEAVVEGLAGQGHVVLPGWLDETLRAELRAELLVRADELSRAGIGRGGDHQQQLDIRNDQTLWLDGLSGQQQRFLGLMEELRLALNRNLFLGLNDYECHFAHYGPGHYYQKHLDAFRGRSNRVVSTVLYLNEYWPAGAGGELAIYDDKDQLLAKVSPEPGTLVCFLSEDFPHEVLPAGADRYSIAGWFRRDGGPLS from the coding sequence ATGGAGCAGAAATTGGAGGCCGTGGTCGAAGGCCTGGCCGGGCAGGGCCATGTGGTGTTGCCGGGTTGGCTGGACGAGACACTGCGTGCCGAGCTGCGTGCCGAGCTGTTGGTGCGTGCCGATGAGCTGAGCCGGGCCGGCATAGGCCGCGGCGGCGACCACCAGCAGCAACTGGATATCCGCAACGACCAGACCCTCTGGCTGGACGGCCTCTCCGGCCAGCAGCAGCGCTTCCTGGGGCTGATGGAGGAGCTGCGCCTCGCCCTTAACCGCAATCTCTTCCTGGGGCTCAACGACTACGAGTGCCATTTTGCCCACTATGGCCCAGGCCACTACTACCAGAAGCACCTCGACGCTTTCCGTGGCCGCTCCAACAGGGTCGTGTCCACTGTGCTCTACCTCAACGAATACTGGCCGGCTGGTGCCGGCGGCGAGCTGGCCATCTACGACGACAAGGACCAACTGCTGGCCAAGGTCAGCCCTGAGCCCGGCACCCTGGTCTGCTTCCTCTCTGAAGACTTCCCCCACGAGGTGCTGCCGGCCGGGGCTGACCGCTACTCCATCGCCGGCTGGTTCAGGCGCGATGGCGGTCCATTGTCCTGA
- the plsB gene encoding glycerol-3-phosphate 1-O-acyltransferase PlsB — MLPNFLLKALKWPISLSVKSKLVPQDPIKELQLDPAKPIVYAFKTASASDLLAVRRLCFQLGLPDPTEPLRLNGEILPRSLFLDRPVALLTRSRKSGNFRTDLAKLLDALNTDEHQEIQLLPISLFWGRQPGHENPSLLGSMLSDYDSPSWLRKALIIARYGRDNFVRFARPVSLRTLLADRPNASLDELGHKLARVARVHFSRQRLVMTGPRLPDRETMLAALLKTEPMKRAIEDEAKGRKEAYGQAEKRAAQYLDEIAAKFSPGFVRILDRLLTWIWNRIYNGIQVTNAEVVRQLAHDGHEIVYVPCHRSHMDYLLLSYVIYQQGMVPPHIAAGVNLNFFPAGPMFRRGGAFFIRRSFKGNKLYSTVFREYLYSLFEKGYAVEYFTEGGRSRTGRLLPPKTGMLAMTVQSMLRKAERPITLVPVYIGYEHVMEVGSYLKELRGNSKEKESGWQAFKSSIQALRQDFGQGFVNFGQPIPLTQYLGEQVPDWRQASESPDAKPSWLTPLVNKLGDEVLTRINDAAALNGTTLTALALLSAEHRALTREVLEAQLDLLLALAKAAPYSAQMTVPELDGKALLAQTLKGDKFLVSQDGLGELVSLDEHRAIAMTYYRNNILHLYVLPALVAKLLLGQSFSSQQLKDKVRALYPLLKAELFMGLDEAQLDAYLDQILAGLAAQELISGDEAGWQAMDARRPGHRKLWLLAGVISESLQRYAIVLTLLRSPEPLGRAELESRAQAVAERLSALYGINAPEFFDKKLIATLIATLREADLVELGEQSELLPNQAAAELDELVLGMLDAEVADTIRNLLCKEGCAQ, encoded by the coding sequence GTGCTGCCGAATTTTCTGTTAAAGGCCCTCAAGTGGCCCATCTCCCTCAGCGTCAAAAGCAAGCTGGTTCCGCAGGACCCCATCAAGGAACTGCAGTTGGACCCGGCCAAGCCCATCGTCTACGCCTTCAAGACTGCGTCCGCCTCGGACCTGCTGGCGGTGCGTCGGCTCTGCTTCCAACTGGGGTTGCCTGACCCGACCGAGCCCTTGCGCCTGAACGGCGAGATCCTGCCCCGCAGCCTCTTCCTGGACAGGCCAGTGGCACTGCTGACCCGCAGCCGCAAGTCAGGCAACTTCCGCACCGACCTGGCCAAGCTGTTGGACGCCCTGAACACCGATGAGCACCAGGAGATCCAGCTGCTGCCAATCTCCCTGTTCTGGGGCCGCCAGCCCGGCCACGAGAACCCCTCGCTGCTGGGCTCGATGCTGTCGGACTACGACTCCCCGTCCTGGCTCCGGAAGGCACTGATCATCGCCCGCTACGGCCGCGACAACTTCGTGCGTTTCGCCCGCCCCGTGTCCCTGCGCACCCTGCTGGCGGACAGGCCCAATGCCTCCCTCGACGAACTGGGCCACAAGCTGGCCAGGGTCGCCCGGGTGCATTTTTCCCGCCAGCGCCTGGTGATGACAGGCCCACGCCTACCCGACCGCGAGACCATGCTGGCGGCGCTCTTGAAGACAGAGCCCATGAAGCGGGCCATCGAAGACGAAGCCAAGGGCCGCAAGGAGGCCTACGGCCAGGCCGAGAAGCGCGCCGCCCAGTACCTGGACGAGATCGCCGCCAAGTTCTCCCCCGGCTTCGTACGCATCCTCGACCGGCTGCTGACCTGGATCTGGAACCGCATCTACAACGGCATCCAGGTCACCAACGCCGAGGTGGTGCGCCAGCTGGCCCATGACGGCCACGAGATCGTCTATGTGCCCTGCCATAGATCCCACATGGACTACCTGCTGCTGTCCTACGTCATCTACCAGCAGGGCATGGTGCCGCCCCACATCGCCGCCGGGGTCAACCTCAACTTCTTCCCGGCCGGCCCCATGTTCCGCCGCGGCGGCGCCTTCTTCATCCGCCGCAGCTTCAAGGGCAACAAGCTCTATTCCACCGTCTTCCGCGAGTACCTCTACAGCCTCTTCGAGAAGGGCTACGCGGTGGAATACTTCACCGAAGGTGGCCGTTCCCGCACCGGCCGGTTGTTGCCCCCCAAGACCGGCATGCTGGCCATGACGGTACAGAGCATGCTGCGCAAGGCCGAGCGGCCCATCACCCTGGTGCCCGTCTACATCGGCTACGAGCACGTGATGGAAGTGGGTTCCTACCTCAAGGAGCTGCGTGGCAACTCCAAGGAGAAGGAATCCGGCTGGCAGGCCTTCAAGTCCAGCATCCAGGCGTTGCGCCAGGACTTCGGCCAGGGCTTCGTCAACTTCGGCCAGCCCATACCCCTGACCCAGTACTTGGGCGAGCAGGTACCGGACTGGCGCCAGGCCTCAGAGAGCCCGGACGCCAAGCCCAGCTGGCTGACCCCCCTGGTCAACAAGCTGGGTGACGAGGTGCTGACCCGCATCAACGATGCGGCCGCCCTCAACGGCACCACCCTCACCGCCCTGGCCCTGCTGAGCGCCGAACACAGGGCCCTGACCCGGGAAGTGCTGGAGGCCCAGCTCGACCTGTTGCTGGCCCTGGCCAAGGCGGCCCCCTACTCGGCGCAGATGACGGTGCCGGAGCTGGACGGCAAGGCGCTGCTGGCCCAGACCCTCAAGGGCGACAAGTTCCTGGTCAGCCAGGACGGCCTGGGGGAACTGGTGAGCCTGGACGAGCACCGCGCCATCGCCATGACCTACTACCGCAACAACATACTGCACCTCTATGTGCTGCCGGCCCTGGTGGCCAAGCTGCTGCTGGGCCAGAGCTTCTCCAGCCAGCAGCTCAAGGACAAGGTGCGCGCCCTTTATCCGCTGCTGAAGGCCGAGCTGTTCATGGGCCTGGACGAGGCGCAACTGGACGCCTACCTGGACCAGATACTGGCCGGCCTGGCCGCCCAGGAGCTTATCAGCGGCGACGAAGCCGGCTGGCAGGCCATGGATGCGCGCCGGCCCGGCCACCGCAAACTGTGGCTGCTGGCAGGCGTCATCTCGGAGTCCCTGCAGCGTTACGCCATAGTGCTGACCTTGCTACGCAGCCCAGAGCCCCTGGGCCGCGCCGAGCTGGAGAGCCGCGCCCAGGCCGTGGCCGAACGCCTCTCCGCCCTCTACGGCATCAACGCCCCCGAGTTCTTCGACAAGAAGCTGATCGCCACCCTGATCGCCACCTTGCGGGAAGCCGACTTGGTGGAGCTGGGAGAACAGAGCGAACTGCTGCCCAACCAGGCCGCAGCCGAACTGGACGAGCTGGTACTGGGGATGCTGGACGCCGAGGTGGCAGACACCATCCGCAACCTCCTTTGCAAGGAAGGTTGCGCCCAATAA